The following proteins come from a genomic window of Achromobacter deleyi:
- the rbfA gene encoding 30S ribosome-binding factor RbfA: MSRHKSKAIPGRNLRLADQIQKDLAGIIQREIDTTRAGLITLSGVELSTDYAHAKVYFTVLGAEPEAATALLNEKAGWLHSQLYKLLHIHTVPTLRFFHDEQIARGIEMSILIDRANRPGPHSGVPDEPEDQS, from the coding sequence ATGAGCCGTCACAAGTCCAAAGCCATCCCCGGTCGCAATCTGCGACTGGCCGACCAGATCCAGAAGGATCTGGCCGGGATCATCCAGCGCGAGATCGACACGACCCGCGCTGGCTTGATCACGCTCTCCGGTGTGGAACTGTCGACCGACTACGCGCATGCCAAGGTGTATTTCACGGTCCTGGGCGCCGAGCCCGAGGCCGCGACCGCCTTGCTGAACGAGAAGGCCGGCTGGCTGCACTCCCAGCTGTACAAGCTGCTGCACATTCACACTGTCCCCACTTTGCGCTTCTTCCACGACGAGCAGATTGCCCGTGGTATCGAAATGTCGATCCTCATCGACCGCGCAAACCGGCCCGGCCCGCACTCGGGCGTGCCCGACGAACCTGAAGACCAGTCCTGA
- the infB gene encoding translation initiation factor IF-2 produces the protein MSSNTVAQFATELKMPANVLLEQLRSAGVDLKSVDDSVTDSDKAKLLESLRRAHGATEGKKITLTRRQTSEIRQADATGRSRTIQVEVRKKRVFVKRDPSEIALEQAAAARAEEEAGAEEAQQVSAPVASEVAAPVEPRDAAPVQAPAPAPVQEPVAVEAPAPVEAPAPVESVAAEVPAPVAAPAAEVQAQPEPEPTSAPAPAEPVAEEAKPEVKTESTEPKAEEAKPEPVVLANTSEPSSSQAAAPVAQVPPAAKSEPVKPAAKPVESAAPAAKIGNRADNRRAGPPLAASATGAGRDEARRAAEAEAAALREMLNRPRKVLRAPEPEAPPAAAAPISGTLHKPAGKPGAAPGAKKDAKPAAPGTKKTIKTAEVASTWSDDASRKKPADKPAAPASRDGWRAGGKGGGKSGGRGGRNQHNDRRNEPAPQEFIAREVHVPETISVADLAHKMSVKAAEVIKQLMKLGQMVTINQVLDQETAMIVVEELGHVAIAAKLDDPEAFLDETASVSEAEQLPRAPVVTVMGHVDHGKTSLLDYIRRAKVAAGEAGGITQHIGAYHVETERGMVTFLDTPGHEAFTAMRARGAKATDIVILVCAADDGVMPQTREAIHHAKAAGVPMVVAMTKIDKPSANPERVKQELVAEEVVPEEYGGDVPFVPVSAKTGEGIDALLENVLLQAELLELKAPVDSAAKGLVIEARLDKGRGPVATILVQSGTLNRGDVVLAGASFGRVRAMLDENGKPIQAAGPSIPVEIQGLTEVPAAGDELMVLSDERKAREIALFRQGKFRDVKLARQQAAKLESMFDNLGEGTQTLALIVKTDVQGSQEALVQSLTKLSTDEVRVQVVHAAVGGISESDINLAIASNAVVIGFNVRAEASAKKLAETNGIDVRYYNIIYDAVDEVKAAMSGMLAPEKKEEIIGLVEIREVYSISRIGNIAGCMVLDGLVRRDSQVRLLRNNVVQWTGQLDSLRRFKDDVKEVKSGFDCGLTLRGNNDIQVGDQLEVFEIKEIARTL, from the coding sequence ATGTCGAGTAACACCGTCGCCCAGTTCGCTACCGAGCTGAAAATGCCTGCCAATGTGCTGCTGGAACAGCTGCGCTCGGCCGGCGTTGACCTCAAATCGGTGGACGATTCCGTCACCGACAGCGACAAGGCGAAATTGCTCGAATCGCTGCGTCGCGCCCACGGCGCGACCGAAGGCAAGAAGATCACCTTGACGCGCCGCCAGACCTCCGAGATCCGCCAGGCTGACGCCACCGGCCGCTCGCGTACCATCCAGGTCGAGGTGCGCAAGAAGCGCGTGTTCGTCAAGCGTGATCCCTCCGAAATCGCCCTTGAGCAAGCCGCCGCCGCTCGCGCCGAAGAGGAAGCGGGCGCGGAAGAAGCCCAGCAGGTGTCCGCACCCGTCGCGTCCGAAGTGGCCGCGCCGGTCGAACCGCGCGACGCCGCGCCGGTCCAGGCTCCCGCTCCGGCCCCGGTGCAAGAGCCCGTTGCTGTAGAAGCGCCCGCGCCGGTTGAAGCGCCCGCGCCTGTTGAATCCGTCGCGGCCGAAGTGCCCGCCCCCGTCGCGGCTCCCGCCGCCGAAGTCCAGGCCCAGCCTGAACCGGAACCGACGTCGGCGCCCGCTCCTGCCGAGCCCGTGGCCGAAGAGGCCAAGCCCGAAGTCAAGACTGAATCCACCGAGCCCAAGGCTGAAGAAGCCAAGCCGGAACCCGTTGTGCTAGCCAATACGTCCGAACCATCGTCATCCCAGGCCGCCGCGCCTGTCGCCCAGGTGCCGCCTGCCGCGAAGTCTGAACCCGTCAAACCCGCCGCCAAGCCGGTCGAGTCCGCTGCGCCCGCCGCCAAGATCGGCAACCGCGCCGACAACCGCCGCGCCGGCCCGCCGCTCGCCGCCTCCGCCACTGGCGCCGGCCGCGACGAGGCCCGCCGTGCCGCCGAGGCCGAAGCCGCCGCGCTGCGCGAGATGCTGAACCGCCCGCGCAAGGTGCTGCGCGCCCCCGAACCGGAAGCCCCGCCCGCGGCGGCCGCTCCGATCTCGGGCACGCTGCACAAGCCGGCCGGCAAGCCCGGCGCCGCGCCTGGCGCCAAGAAGGACGCCAAGCCCGCCGCGCCCGGCACCAAGAAGACCATCAAGACGGCCGAGGTCGCCTCGACCTGGTCGGATGACGCCTCGCGCAAGAAGCCGGCCGACAAGCCGGCGGCGCCGGCCAGCCGTGACGGCTGGCGTGCCGGCGGCAAGGGCGGTGGCAAGAGTGGCGGCCGCGGTGGCCGCAACCAGCACAACGACCGCCGCAACGAGCCGGCGCCGCAGGAATTCATCGCGCGTGAAGTGCACGTGCCGGAAACCATCAGCGTGGCCGACCTGGCCCACAAGATGTCCGTCAAGGCCGCCGAAGTCATCAAGCAATTGATGAAGCTGGGCCAGATGGTCACCATCAACCAGGTGCTGGACCAGGAAACGGCCATGATCGTGGTCGAGGAACTGGGCCACGTGGCGATCGCCGCCAAGCTCGACGATCCGGAAGCCTTCCTGGATGAAACCGCCAGCGTGTCGGAAGCCGAACAGCTGCCGCGCGCTCCGGTCGTGACCGTGATGGGCCACGTCGACCACGGCAAGACCTCGCTGCTGGACTACATCCGCCGCGCCAAGGTTGCCGCGGGCGAAGCCGGCGGCATTACGCAGCACATTGGCGCCTACCACGTGGAAACCGAGCGTGGCATGGTGACCTTCCTGGATACCCCGGGCCACGAGGCGTTCACCGCCATGCGTGCCCGTGGCGCCAAGGCCACCGACATCGTCATCCTGGTCTGCGCGGCCGACGACGGCGTGATGCCGCAGACGCGTGAAGCCATCCACCATGCCAAGGCCGCAGGCGTGCCGATGGTGGTGGCCATGACCAAGATCGACAAGCCCAGCGCCAACCCCGAGCGCGTCAAGCAGGAACTGGTCGCCGAGGAAGTGGTGCCGGAAGAATACGGCGGCGACGTGCCGTTCGTGCCGGTGTCGGCCAAGACCGGCGAGGGCATCGACGCGCTGCTCGAGAACGTGCTGCTGCAAGCCGAACTGCTGGAACTGAAGGCTCCGGTCGACTCGGCCGCCAAGGGCCTGGTGATCGAAGCCCGCCTGGACAAGGGCCGCGGCCCGGTTGCGACCATCCTGGTCCAGAGCGGCACGCTGAACCGTGGCGACGTGGTGCTTGCTGGCGCCAGCTTCGGCCGCGTCCGCGCCATGCTCGACGAGAACGGCAAGCCGATCCAGGCCGCCGGCCCGTCGATCCCGGTGGAAATCCAGGGCCTGACCGAAGTGCCGGCCGCCGGCGACGAGCTGATGGTGCTGTCCGACGAGCGCAAGGCGCGCGAAATCGCGCTGTTCCGCCAGGGCAAGTTCCGCGACGTCAAGCTGGCACGCCAACAGGCCGCCAAGCTGGAATCGATGTTCGACAACCTGGGCGAAGGCACCCAGACCCTGGCGCTGATCGTCAAGACCGACGTGCAGGGTTCGCAGGAAGCGCTGGTGCAGTCGCTGACCAAGTTGTCGACCGACGAAGTCCGTGTGCAAGTGGTGCACGCGGCCGTGGGCGGCATCTCGGAAAGCGACATCAACCTGGCGATCGCCTCGAACGCCGTGGTGATCGGCTTCAACGTCCGCGCCGAAGCCAGCGCCAAGAAGCTGGCCGAGACCAACGGCATCGACGTGCGCTACTACAACATCATCTACGACGCCGTGGACGAAGTGAAGGCAGCCATGTCGGGCATGTTGGCGCCCGAGAAGAAGGAAGAGATCATCGGCCTGGTCGAGATCCGCGAGGTCTACAGCATCTCCCGCATCGGCAACATCGCCGGTTGCATGGTGCTCGACGGCCTGGTGCGTCGCGATTCGCAGGTCCGCCTGCTGCGCAACAACGTGGTCCAGTGGACCGGTCAGCTCGATTCGCTGCGCCGCTTCAAGGACGACGTCAAGGAAGTCAAGTCGGGCTTCGATTGCGGTCTTACGCTGCGCGGCAACAACGACATCCAGGTGGGTGACCAGCTGGAAGTCTTTGAAATCAAGGAAATCGCGCGTACGCTGTAA
- the nusA gene encoding transcription termination factor NusA: MSREILLLVDALAREKNVTRDVVFGALESALASAMKKRFKDDADIRVAIDRETGDHEGFRRWLVVPDEAGLQEPDKQEMLSDAVEIVPNIQVGEYIEEPLEPIEFGRIGAQAAKQAILQKIRDAEREQVLNDFLDRGETIVSGTIKRMDKGDAIIETGKIEARLPRSEMIPKENLRVADRVRAFVLRVDHAARGQQVILSRTSPEFIRQLFENEVPEIEQGLLEIKAAARDAGVRAKIAVVAYDKRIDPIGTCVGMRGSRVTAVRNELGGEQVDIVLWSEDPAQFVIGALAPANVESIVVDEDKHAMDVVVDEENLPKAIGAKGQNVRLASELTGWQINIMTPEESLNRQEVERSGLRTTFMNKLDVDEEVADILIDEGFTGIEEIAYVPMQELLEIEAFDEDTINELRARARNALLTEAIAQEERLETAQDLLELEGVTPELAAKLAERQVHTRDDLAELATDELAEIAGLTEQEASDLIMRARAHWFDEE; the protein is encoded by the coding sequence GGGCGCTGGAAAGCGCGCTGGCCTCGGCCATGAAAAAGCGCTTCAAGGATGATGCGGACATTCGTGTTGCCATCGATCGTGAAACCGGTGACCACGAAGGTTTCCGCCGCTGGCTGGTGGTGCCCGACGAAGCGGGCCTGCAAGAACCCGACAAGCAGGAAATGCTGTCGGACGCCGTCGAGATCGTGCCCAACATCCAGGTGGGTGAGTACATCGAGGAACCGCTCGAGCCGATCGAGTTCGGCCGTATCGGCGCCCAGGCCGCCAAGCAGGCGATCCTGCAGAAGATCCGTGACGCCGAGCGCGAGCAGGTCCTGAACGACTTCCTCGACCGCGGCGAAACCATCGTGTCCGGCACCATCAAGCGCATGGACAAGGGCGACGCCATCATCGAGACCGGCAAGATCGAAGCGCGCCTGCCGCGCTCCGAAATGATCCCGAAGGAAAACCTCCGGGTCGCCGACCGCGTCCGCGCTTTCGTCCTGCGCGTCGACCATGCGGCCCGCGGCCAGCAGGTGATCCTGTCGCGCACCTCGCCCGAGTTCATCCGCCAGCTGTTCGAGAATGAAGTGCCCGAGATCGAGCAGGGCCTGCTCGAGATCAAGGCGGCCGCTCGCGACGCCGGCGTGCGTGCGAAGATCGCCGTGGTGGCATACGATAAGCGTATCGACCCCATCGGCACCTGCGTCGGCATGCGCGGTTCGCGCGTGACCGCCGTGCGCAACGAGCTGGGCGGCGAGCAGGTCGACATCGTGCTGTGGTCGGAAGATCCCGCGCAGTTCGTCATCGGCGCCCTGGCGCCGGCCAACGTCGAGTCCATCGTGGTGGACGAAGACAAGCACGCGATGGACGTGGTGGTCGACGAGGAAAACCTGCCCAAGGCGATCGGCGCCAAGGGCCAGAACGTGCGCCTGGCTTCCGAGCTGACCGGCTGGCAGATCAACATCATGACGCCGGAAGAAAGCCTGAACCGCCAGGAAGTCGAGCGTTCGGGCCTGCGCACCACGTTCATGAACAAGCTGGACGTCGATGAGGAAGTCGCCGACATCCTGATCGACGAAGGTTTCACCGGTATCGAGGAAATCGCCTACGTCCCCATGCAGGAACTGCTGGAGATCGAGGCGTTCGACGAAGACACCATCAATGAGTTGCGCGCCCGTGCCCGCAATGCGCTGCTGACCGAGGCCATCGCCCAGGAAGAGCGCCTTGAAACGGCGCAGGATCTGCTCGAACTCGAAGGCGTGACGCCCGAACTGGCCGCCAAGCTGGCCGAGCGTCAAGTGCATACGCGTGATGATCTGGCCGAACTGGCGACGGACGAGCTGGCGGAAATCGCCGGCCTGACCGAGCAGGAAGCCAGCGACCTCATCATGCGTGCCCGCGCCCATTGGTTCGATGAAGAATAA